AATCTCCTGATGTCGAGTCATAGATGGACGCAGCTTGGCCGAGCACCGCGCCGATTGCCAGCCCGGCAGCTTGCCTTAGAACTTGACCTTGCCATGGTGGCAAGCTCGAGACTGCCACCAACCCTCATTAAAGGGCCCCATTAAGGAGACGTCCCATGCAAGTGTTCAACGTTGAAGGCATGTCCTGCGGTCATTGCGTCAAGGCCATCACTCAGGCGCTGCAAGCCAAGGATCCCGCGGCCAGCGTGCGCATTGATCTGGCGGCAAAAGAAGTCGGCGTTGAAAGCGCGCTGACGGCCGATCAGGTGATTGCCGCGATCAGCGAAGAGGGTTATGGCGTCAAACTGGCCTGAGTTTTTTAATAGTTAGCGACCTAACGGAATGTTCAAGGCGTCCACGCCCGGCTAAACTGTTGGCCTGCCGATCCATGGCCAACCTGCATGCCTAACCTGGACGCCTGATGAACTTCCGCGCAATCCTGATTCTCGGCGCCTTGAGCGCTTTCGGTCCGCTGGCGATCGATTTCTATCTGCCGGCATTCCCGGCGATGGCGCTCGCTTTTGGCACCGACGAAAAACACGTTCAACTGACCCTGGCGGCCTATTTCCTCGGCCTGTCCATCGGCCAATTGGCTTATGGCCCGGTGGCGGATCGCTTTGGGCGACGGATTCCCTTGCTGACCGGCGTCGGTTTGTTCACTGCTGCGTCATTGGCCTGTGCTTATGCGCCGACTCTGGAGTGGCTGATCGGTGCACGTTTCGTCCAGGCGCTGGGCGGTTGCGCGGGCATGGTGATCTCCCGGGCGGTGGTCAGCGATAAATGCGATGCGGTGGGTTCGGCGAAGGTCTTTTCGCAGTTGATGCTGGTGATGGGCCTGGCGCCGATTCTTGCGCCGATGCTGGGCGGGTTGCTGGTCAATACGACGGGCTGGCAGTCGATCTTTCTGGTGCTGACCGGTTTCAGTGCACTGGCAGGGTTGGCAGTGGCTCTCGGGCTGCCGGAAAGTCTGCCGGCCCATGTGCCGCGCCAACCGTTGTCGGGCGCACTGCGTCAGTACGGTCGGTTGTTGGCGGACCCAATCTTCCTCGGTCATGCCCTGACCGGTGGTATCGCCATCGCCGGGATGTTTGCCTACATCGCCGGTTCACCGTTCGTCTTCATCAAACTCTATGGCGTACCGGCCGAGCATTTCGGCTGGCTGTTCGGCATTAATGCGGCGGGTTTCATTCTGGTGGCCCAGGTCAATGCCCGGATGCTGGCCAAGCGCGGTCCGGCCTTTTTATTGGCCCGTACCGTCTGGCTCTATCTGGCGGGCGGTCTGGCCCTGTTGGCGGTCAGCGTGTTGCATACCGCGCAGTTGTGGCCGTTGCTGATTCCGCTTTTTATCTGCATCGCCAGTCTGGGTTGTATTGTTCCCAATGCCTCGGCCTGCGCCATGAATGGGCAAGGCGCGCGGGCGGGCAGTGCCTCGGCGATGCTTGGTTGCCTGCAGTTCAGCGTCGCCGCCGGAGCCGCAGCATTGGTGGGTGTTTTGCATGATGGCAGCGCCATGCCGATGGCCATGGTCATCAGCCTGTGCGGGATTCTGGTGGTGAGCGCGGCGACGCTCACCCGACGTTTGCAAAATGCCCGGGCGCTGACGCAAGCCCAGGTCTGAGGACGGACTCAGCCAGCAGCGCGCTGCTGACGGTCGGGAAACTGATGGGGCGCGTGCAAGCGCGCTTCAAGCGTTTTAGTGAAGGCCAGCGCTTCGGCTTCACTGCGGAACGTCACAGCGTGTTGATCCAGTCGGACCTGCCAGCGGGATGTTGCCACTTCTTTTATCTGGATCTTCATTGCTGAGCTCCTTTCGTAAAAGACGTTTCGTAAAAGACATCACGTAAATGATTGTTCGCAGAGTTTTCGATTGTAGACCTGAATACGATCGCAATTGTGACAACGGTCAACTCTCTGACTGACGGCAAAAGATCGCAGCCTTCGGCAGCTCCTACAGAAGCCTGCGATCATTTGCCTTAGATCTTCAGAACCCTTCAAGCACAATCTTGCCCTTGGACTTGCCGCTCTCCAACAGCTCATGGGCACGCCGCAGGTTGGCCGCGTTGATGGTTCCGAAGTGCTCGCCGACTGTGGTCTTCAGGGTGCCCGCATCGATCAGCCCGGCGACGCGGTTGAGCAGTTTGTGTTGCTCGATCATGTCTGCGGTTTCGAACAGCGAGCGGGTGTACATGAATTCCCAGTGCAGCGACAGGCTCTTGCGCTTGAGCTTGGTCACGTCTAGCGACTTCGGATCGTCGATCAGCGCCAGTTTGCCTTGCGGCGCCAACGCCTCCACCAATTGATCCAGGTGTTGATCGGTCTGGGTCAGGCTGGCGACATGGGTCACATGCTCGAATCCCGCGCGTTTGAGTTCTTCACTCAGCGGCTGGCTATGATCGATCACCTGATCGGCGCCCAGGTCACGCACCCAGCTCTGGGTTTGTGCACGGGAAGCGGTGCCGATGACCTTCAGCCCGGTGAGCTGGCTGGCCAGTTGCGTGAGGATCGAACCGACACCGCCAGCAGCACCGACGATCAGCAGGCTTTGGCCCTCATCGGTTTTGCTTTCGCGCACTTGCAGGCGTTCGAACAGCAATTCCCACGCGGTGATGGCGGTCAGCGGCAGGGCGGCGGCTTCGGCGAAACCGAGGGTTTTCGGCATATGGCCGACGATTCGCTCGTCCACCACATGCAACTCGCTATTGCCGCCGGCACGGGCGATGGAGCCGGCGTAGAACACCTTGTCGCCAGCCTTGAACAAGGTCACTTCGCTGCCGACGGCCTTGACCACACCGGCCACGTCCCAGCCCAGCACCTTTGCCGCGCCACCTTCAGGCTGGACGTTCTGGCGAACCTTGGTATCCACCGGGTTGACCGAGATGGCTTTGACCTCCACCAACAGGTCGCGCGGGCCGGCGACCGGTTCTGGCAGTTCGATGTCTTGCAGGGATTTTTCGTCGCTGATGGGCAGGGAGGCGTAGTAGGCGATGGCTTTCATGTGGGGCTCCTGAAAAGTGATGGAAGAAGGAATCAAGCCACGGTGCGCAGGCGCTTGAGGTCGAAGTGTTCGAGGAAGTCGCCGGCCTTGGCACGAAAGTTCTGAATGTGGGCGCTGGCGTCATGGGCTTGCAGGGCTTCGTCGCTGCTCCAGTGTTCGATCATGTAAAAGGCCAGGGGATTGGCGAGGTCTTGATGCAGGTCGTATTGACTGCAACCGGCTTCGGCACGGGTCGGTTCCAGCAGCGCACGCAGTTGCTGTTCGAGGGCGTCCTGCTGACCGGTTTTAGCAATGAGGGTGGCAATAGCGGTAAATGGCTGGGACATGTTCGACTCCGGAACGGAATGATTTCGATGGGACAGATGATTGGTTATTTCCCGGAAAGATAAAACCCGCTAAAAGAGCAGTCTCTTTCAATATTTTTTTGATAATCGAGGCTGACGATGTTGCGTTTCGATGACTTGCAGTTATTCGTTCGGGCTGCGGACCTGGGCAGTCTGTCGGCGGCGGCGCGGGTGATGGATATGTCGGCGGCGGTGGCCAGTGCGGCGTTGAAGCGCATCGAACAACAACTCGGCGCGCGCTTGCTCGCCCGTTCTACCCGCAGTCTGCGTCTGACCGCTGAAGGCGAAGGCTTTCTGGAATACGCCCGGGCAGCCTTGAGCAATCTCGATGAGGGTCGCCGCTTGCTGGCCAGCGGGCAGGATCAGGTCAGCGGGA
The Pseudomonas lini DNA segment above includes these coding regions:
- a CDS encoding putative quinol monooxygenase is translated as MSQPFTAIATLIAKTGQQDALEQQLRALLEPTRAEAGCSQYDLHQDLANPLAFYMIEHWSSDEALQAHDASAHIQNFRAKAGDFLEHFDLKRLRTVA
- a CDS encoding zinc-binding alcohol dehydrogenase family protein; translation: MKAIAYYASLPISDEKSLQDIELPEPVAGPRDLLVEVKAISVNPVDTKVRQNVQPEGGAAKVLGWDVAGVVKAVGSEVTLFKAGDKVFYAGSIARAGGNSELHVVDERIVGHMPKTLGFAEAAALPLTAITAWELLFERLQVRESKTDEGQSLLIVGAAGGVGSILTQLASQLTGLKVIGTASRAQTQSWVRDLGADQVIDHSQPLSEELKRAGFEHVTHVASLTQTDQHLDQLVEALAPQGKLALIDDPKSLDVTKLKRKSLSLHWEFMYTRSLFETADMIEQHKLLNRVAGLIDAGTLKTTVGEHFGTINAANLRRAHELLESGKSKGKIVLEGF
- a CDS encoding heavy-metal-associated domain-containing protein, whose protein sequence is MQVFNVEGMSCGHCVKAITQALQAKDPAASVRIDLAAKEVGVESALTADQVIAAISEEGYGVKLA
- a CDS encoding multidrug effflux MFS transporter is translated as MNFRAILILGALSAFGPLAIDFYLPAFPAMALAFGTDEKHVQLTLAAYFLGLSIGQLAYGPVADRFGRRIPLLTGVGLFTAASLACAYAPTLEWLIGARFVQALGGCAGMVISRAVVSDKCDAVGSAKVFSQLMLVMGLAPILAPMLGGLLVNTTGWQSIFLVLTGFSALAGLAVALGLPESLPAHVPRQPLSGALRQYGRLLADPIFLGHALTGGIAIAGMFAYIAGSPFVFIKLYGVPAEHFGWLFGINAAGFILVAQVNARMLAKRGPAFLLARTVWLYLAGGLALLAVSVLHTAQLWPLLIPLFICIASLGCIVPNASACAMNGQGARAGSASAMLGCLQFSVAAGAAALVGVLHDGSAMPMAMVISLCGILVVSAATLTRRLQNARALTQAQV